One window of the Actinomyces procaprae genome contains the following:
- a CDS encoding glycosyltransferase family 4 protein — protein MSTPTSSRSDSPLVLVAHPSPDLYGSDWQLVETITGLIESGYRVNVALPSDGPLVAVLREVGARVAVVPFTVLRKALLSPRGLAGLAARAPGELTRLRGLIKACDADALLANTVTIPWWPLAGRAAGIPVLSHVHEAEDTQHLLIRAGLNAPLLAATRIVANSEAARRALLSAQPLLAGRTRVVHNGVADPPQPLAPLRERGPHTPLRIAMVGRLSPRKGVDVLLEAVALLRGRGVDASLEVAGSIFPGYEWYESELRERAAAPDLAGRVDFLGYVHPTWPVLERADVVVVPSRQEPFGNTAVEAMHAARPLIASGVQGLKEVVDDGVTGLLVPPDDPAALAASLGRLAADPGLAARLAGQAAHEAQSRFSVAGYRAAMNAVIRDLITA, from the coding sequence ATGAGCACTCCCACCTCATCACGATCCGACTCCCCCCTGGTGCTGGTCGCCCACCCCTCCCCGGACCTGTATGGCTCCGACTGGCAGCTGGTGGAGACCATCACCGGACTGATCGAGTCCGGGTACCGCGTCAACGTCGCCCTGCCGTCGGACGGCCCGCTGGTGGCCGTGCTGAGGGAGGTGGGCGCGCGCGTCGCCGTCGTCCCCTTCACCGTGCTGCGCAAGGCCCTGCTGAGCCCCCGCGGCCTGGCGGGCCTGGCGGCGCGGGCGCCGGGCGAGCTCACCCGGCTGCGCGGCCTGATCAAGGCATGCGACGCCGACGCGCTGCTGGCCAACACCGTGACGATCCCCTGGTGGCCGCTGGCGGGACGCGCGGCCGGCATCCCGGTGCTGTCACACGTGCACGAGGCCGAGGACACCCAGCACCTGCTCATCCGCGCGGGCCTGAATGCGCCGCTGCTCGCCGCCACGCGGATTGTGGCCAACTCCGAGGCCGCCCGGCGCGCACTGCTGTCCGCACAGCCGCTGCTGGCGGGGCGCACCCGGGTGGTGCACAACGGCGTCGCGGACCCGCCGCAGCCGCTCGCCCCGCTGCGCGAGCGCGGCCCCCACACACCGCTGCGGATCGCCATGGTGGGCAGGCTGTCCCCCCGCAAGGGTGTGGACGTACTGCTTGAGGCGGTCGCGCTCCTGCGCGGACGCGGCGTGGATGCCTCCCTGGAGGTGGCCGGCTCGATCTTCCCCGGATACGAGTGGTACGAGTCCGAGCTGCGCGAGCGGGCCGCCGCGCCGGACCTGGCCGGGCGCGTCGACTTCCTCGGCTACGTCCACCCGACCTGGCCGGTGCTGGAACGGGCGGATGTCGTCGTCGTGCCCTCACGGCAGGAGCCCTTCGGCAACACGGCCGTGGAGGCCATGCACGCAGCCCGACCGCTGATCGCCTCGGGCGTGCAGGGGCTGAAGGAAGTGGTCGACGACGGCGTCACCGGCCTGCTCGTGCCCCCGGATGACCCCGCGGCACTCGCGGCCTCACTGGGCAGGCTCGCCGCCGACCCCGGCCTCGCCGCCCGCCTGGCCGGGCAGGCGGCGCATGAGGCGCAGAGCCGCTTCAGCGTCGCGGGCTACCGGGCTGCCATGAACGCCGTCATCCGCGACCTCATCACGGCGTGA
- a CDS encoding DUF1972 domain-containing protein gives MTASSTASASQPGRLRIAMLGTRGVPARYGGFETAIEEVGRRLADRGHRVLVYSRNPEPGTPLPRTYRGMRVVELPALKKRSLETLSHTALSVRHLLPRVHPDVAIVFNSANSPFLPALRAARIPVATHVDGLEWRRGKWGPTGRRYYRAAEALAVRYSDALIADAQGIADYYAEEFEADTDLIAYGAPRVDVGTDRLAELGLQSGGFHLVVARFEIENHVDVIVDGYVRSGARLPLVVVGSAPYANEYTARIEQLADSRVRLLGGVWDQELLDQLYAGALVYYHGHSVGGTNPSLLRAIGAGAAVDAFDVSFNREVLDDAGRYWATAADVAALVDSAEADPDAQVLRGNLSRERAALYDWDQVTDRYEALCRRLAEQGPRRRRPSGRRTGAFPA, from the coding sequence ATGACCGCTAGCTCCACCGCCTCCGCCTCACAGCCAGGCCGGCTGCGCATCGCCATGCTCGGCACGCGCGGCGTGCCCGCACGCTATGGGGGCTTCGAAACCGCCATCGAGGAAGTAGGCCGCCGCCTGGCCGACCGGGGCCACCGGGTACTCGTCTACTCCCGCAACCCCGAACCGGGCACGCCCCTGCCCCGCACGTACCGCGGCATGCGGGTGGTGGAGCTGCCGGCCTTGAAGAAGCGTTCTCTGGAGACGCTCTCCCACACCGCGCTGTCGGTGCGGCACCTGCTGCCGCGCGTGCACCCGGACGTCGCCATCGTCTTCAATTCCGCGAACTCCCCCTTCCTGCCCGCACTGCGCGCCGCCCGCATCCCCGTGGCCACCCACGTGGACGGCCTGGAGTGGCGGCGCGGCAAGTGGGGCCCCACGGGCAGGCGCTACTACCGGGCGGCCGAGGCGCTGGCGGTGCGCTACTCGGACGCGCTCATCGCCGACGCCCAGGGCATCGCCGACTACTACGCCGAGGAGTTCGAGGCGGACACGGACCTGATCGCCTACGGGGCCCCGCGGGTCGACGTCGGCACCGACCGGCTGGCCGAGCTCGGGCTTCAGTCCGGCGGCTTCCACCTGGTGGTGGCCCGCTTCGAGATCGAGAACCACGTGGACGTGATCGTCGACGGCTACGTCCGCTCGGGGGCGCGACTGCCGCTCGTCGTCGTCGGCTCCGCCCCCTATGCGAATGAGTACACGGCCCGGATCGAGCAGCTGGCCGACTCCCGCGTCCGCCTGCTCGGCGGGGTCTGGGACCAGGAGCTGCTCGACCAGCTGTACGCCGGCGCGCTCGTCTACTACCACGGCCACTCCGTGGGCGGCACCAACCCCTCCCTGCTGCGGGCCATCGGCGCCGGGGCCGCAGTGGACGCCTTCGACGTCTCCTTCAACCGGGAGGTGCTCGACGACGCCGGCCGCTACTGGGCCACGGCCGCTGACGTCGCCGCCCTGGTCGACTCCGCGGAGGCGGATCCGGACGCGCAGGTGCTCCGCGGGAACCTGTCCCGCGAGCGCGCCGCCCTGTACGACTGGGATCAAGTCACCGACCGCTACGAGGCGCTGTGCCGCCGCCTGGCCGAGCAGGGCCCGCGACGCCGACGCCCCTCCGGACGGCGAACGGGGGCATTCCCCGCATGA